One Candidatus Poseidoniia archaeon genomic region harbors:
- the hppD gene encoding 4-hydroxyphenylpyruvate dioxygenase, translated as MSEDPVPLKAIHHVELWVGNAKQAAYYYRHAFGFSQVAYSGLETGVRDRASYVLGQGRIRLVLSTPLGGDNGMSAHQARHGDGVHDIAFHVDDADACFAAAVERGAKVASEPQTLKDENGSVRHAAIHTYGDTLHSFISHDDYDGPFLPGYRAAEIAGESVGLRFVDHIVGNVELGKMGEWASFYAGVLGFSQLLHFSDDDITTEYSALMSKVMESDNGRIKFPINEPAEGRRKSQIEEYLDFYDGPGVQHVALLTDDIINAIDRLRVNGVEFLHVPDDYYDSLQARVGAIDEDMEDIRRLRILVDRDEEGYLLQLFTKPVEDRPTLFYEIIQRKGSRGFGQGNFQALFEAIELEQAARGNL; from the coding sequence ATGAGCGAAGACCCGGTTCCACTGAAAGCGATTCACCACGTCGAGCTGTGGGTCGGCAACGCCAAGCAGGCGGCCTACTACTACCGCCACGCCTTCGGCTTCTCGCAGGTCGCCTATTCGGGGCTGGAAACGGGCGTGCGCGACCGCGCCAGCTACGTGCTGGGGCAGGGGCGCATCCGGCTGGTGCTCTCGACCCCGCTCGGCGGCGACAACGGCATGTCCGCCCATCAGGCGCGACATGGCGACGGGGTGCACGACATCGCGTTCCACGTCGATGACGCCGACGCCTGCTTTGCGGCGGCGGTCGAGCGCGGCGCAAAGGTGGCGAGCGAACCGCAGACGCTCAAGGACGAAAACGGGTCGGTGCGGCACGCCGCCATCCACACCTACGGCGACACGTTGCACTCGTTCATTTCGCACGACGACTACGACGGCCCCTTCCTGCCGGGCTACCGCGCCGCGGAGATTGCGGGCGAGTCGGTAGGATTGCGGTTCGTCGACCACATTGTCGGCAACGTCGAGCTGGGGAAGATGGGTGAGTGGGCCAGCTTCTACGCCGGGGTGCTGGGCTTCAGCCAGCTGCTGCACTTCAGCGACGACGACATCACGACCGAGTACAGCGCGCTGATGTCGAAAGTGATGGAGTCGGACAACGGTCGCATCAAGTTCCCCATCAACGAGCCGGCCGAGGGACGGCGCAAGTCGCAAATCGAGGAGTATCTCGACTTCTACGACGGTCCCGGTGTCCAGCACGTGGCGCTGCTGACCGACGACATCATCAACGCCATCGACAGGCTGCGCGTCAACGGCGTCGAGTTCCTGCATGTGCCTGATGACTACTACGACTCTCTGCAGGCACGTGTCGGCGCGATTGACGAGGATATGGAGGATATCCGCCGGCTGCGCATTCTCGTCGACCGCGACGAGGAGGGGTACCTGCTGCAGCTCTTCACCAAGCCGGTCGAGGACCGGCCGACGCTATTCTACGAGATTATCCAGCGCAAGGGGTCGCGCGGTTTCGGGCAGGGCAACTTCCAGGCGCTCTTCGAGGCCATCGAACTGGAACAGGCTGCGCGGGGGAATCTCTGA
- a CDS encoding homogentisate 1,2-dioxygenase, translating to MHRYHRLGELPRKRHMALRKPDGGIYHEELKGNKGFDGPSSLLYHLHRPTAVVGTKLLREVKLEEDPDQRLRMRHFFSDQLKRGGSPVLDRTAIMFNNDVALWMAFPDAEDKFYYRNAQADEIIYVSDGSGALETAFGELAYSQGDYLVIPRGILHRYRFGKGEQRFFITEATGEVRTPKRYRNEYGQLIERSPFSERDWRVPENLTTVDEQEPTPIVVKQRDLLTEVTLAHHPCDVVGWDGYYYPYAFSIHDFEPIVGRYHEPPPVHQTFQGDNFVICSFCPRPYDFGEDAIPAPYNHANIMSDEVIYYASPKFMSRKGIEYGSITLHPDGITHGPHPGRYEASIGQKATDELAVMVDTYYPLRVARPALEIEDGDYGRSWLSDGEGFEDALGA from the coding sequence ATGCACCGCTACCACCGGCTGGGCGAGCTGCCGCGCAAGCGGCACATGGCGCTGCGCAAGCCGGACGGCGGCATCTACCATGAAGAATTGAAGGGCAACAAAGGCTTCGACGGCCCGTCGTCGCTGCTCTACCATCTCCACCGGCCTACGGCGGTGGTCGGAACGAAATTACTGCGCGAAGTGAAGCTGGAGGAAGACCCCGACCAGCGGCTGCGCATGCGCCACTTCTTCAGCGACCAGCTGAAGCGCGGCGGCAGCCCGGTGCTGGACCGCACGGCGATTATGTTCAACAACGACGTCGCGCTCTGGATGGCGTTCCCCGACGCGGAGGACAAGTTCTACTACCGCAACGCGCAGGCCGACGAAATCATCTACGTCAGCGACGGGAGCGGCGCACTCGAGACCGCCTTCGGGGAGCTGGCATATTCGCAGGGCGACTATCTTGTCATCCCGCGCGGCATCCTGCACCGCTACCGCTTCGGCAAGGGCGAGCAGCGCTTCTTCATCACCGAGGCGACCGGCGAGGTGCGCACGCCGAAGCGCTACCGCAACGAATACGGCCAGCTCATCGAGCGCTCGCCCTTCAGCGAGCGCGACTGGCGGGTGCCCGAGAATCTCACGACCGTCGACGAGCAGGAGCCGACGCCCATCGTGGTCAAGCAGCGCGACCTGCTGACCGAGGTGACGCTGGCGCACCATCCCTGCGACGTCGTCGGCTGGGACGGCTACTACTATCCCTACGCCTTCAGCATCCACGACTTCGAGCCGATTGTCGGCCGCTACCACGAGCCGCCGCCGGTCCACCAGACCTTCCAGGGCGACAATTTCGTTATCTGCAGCTTCTGCCCGCGCCCCTACGATTTCGGCGAGGACGCCATCCCTGCGCCGTATAACCACGCCAACATCATGTCCGACGAGGTTATCTACTACGCCAGTCCCAAGTTCATGTCGCGCAAGGGCATCGAGTACGGCTCAATCACGCTCCACCCCGACGGCATCACCCATGGCCCGCACCCCGGCCGCTACGAGGCGAGCATCGGCCAGAAGGCGACGGACGAGCTGGCGGTGATGGTCGATACCTACTACCCGCTCAGGGTCGCCAGACCGGCGCTCGAAATCGAGGATGGCGACTACGGCCGCTCCTGGCTCTCCGACGGCGAAGGCTTCGAGGACGCGCTCGGGGCTTGA